DNA sequence from the Solea solea chromosome 12, fSolSol10.1, whole genome shotgun sequence genome:
TTAAAGGACAAAGTCTGCTATCCACGCTGTGAGGAGGGCCGCTACTTTTCGTCTGAGGTACAGTCCGCGTCACGCATGACACAGGGTTTTTACATCATAAAGGTGGGTGTGGGCTGGTAGGGGTCATTGACTGGGTTTCAAATTCAAGTAAATGATTAAAAGCACTTGCCACATATGATAAAGATTATGGCCAGTCAAAGTTGACTTCACTTTTATTCCAGTGTCTTGTTTCTGTCTGGGAAGTGCTCCCAGTTGGAATGTTATGATTTGCTGAAAGTTGTGGTGTTAGTCAGTCTTATTAAACCATATCAGACAATTATAATCAGGATGAAATAAGATTTGTGAAATTGCACCACCCCAGGAAACCTGTGAGCCATGTGACGACTCATGTAGGCACTGTACTGGCCCCAGACCTGACCAGTGTCTTACGTGTCACCCTGACTCTGCTCTTCATGCTGTGGAGAACCGCTGTGCCCGCTGCTGTCAGGCTGCTGTCAATGACActgactgctgtgtttgtgacagcCGCTCAGGTAAAGTTTACTTTTCAAAGGATATGCTACTACCAGTCTATTCAAATGGCGCCCCATAACccataattatataaaataattacagcTAATACTGTGCACAAGTTCTTTTTTgatatatgttttaaatgtgtcattaaatgctGCTTACTGGCGTCAGAAAATGACTGGCCCAGCTAAATTTCTTGGTTCGTAAACGCGGCCCAAGCTGAGTTTGTATTTGAACGTTCCTGCactattacattattttatgttaCAGAAGCCATGATGCGATGGTTTTGCTGATAATGAGTGAAATCTGCTTAAtacatttctgttgttgttctaGCTCTGTGTGTGGAGGCTCCCCACCCCAAATCAGGAGTTGGCCAGGGAATGGACCTAAATATGTCCTCCAGAGGTGTAAATCACACCCCTGCAGCCTTGCCTATTTCCCTATTGCTAGCACTGGGGTTGGCTCTGGCTGTGTTCGCCTTGGTCAAAGCTCATGCTCGGAAAAGGTTGTGTTGGGGCCAAAGCTATGAAAGACTGAGTGGCAGCGCCAGCATCAACATGCCCCATGGTGTGCCTGAGCCGGACAGTGGAGACGAGGCGGATGTGGTGTACACCAGTAGAGGTGGCTCAGTGTATCGACGCTACAGCTTCATCCATGAGCAGGACAATGAGGCGGACCAGGATGTGGATGAGAGCACTTGTCTAAATCAATCTTAAATACAATCCAAACCAGAACTTACAATAGGTCCTGAAGTAAGGAGTGGCTTGTGGATGTACACTATTATCAAGACTGACAGGTGAATTCAAAGACGTGTAGTAGCCTAACTACGATGTATCTatgtagttttctttttcagctttttgtgtttttgttttattctacaAAGTGCCTGTATCTTTACAATGCACATGACCTTCAGTAGTAAAGGTCAACCGACATCGGTTTTTCTATAGCCGACACCGATGTTAATGAGTCAGGGTTAGCCGATGGCcgaaatatgcttttttttcctttttctgttgATTAACAAACAGATTGCTTACAAACTAAATTATCACAAtctaaaagaataaaaaaaaacaataaaatagctTTGTTGTGTTACACAGCCTTGTATGGGCCATGCAAACCATCTGTGACAGATAGACCAGATTTAGTGATGAAGcaaactgtgcaaaaaaaagtctTGCACTCTTTATCGCGGCATCTGACATACCATTTGATCCTCCGCAGTAGCAAATAAACCTTATCATATCTCTGTGAGGAGAGCACGTCTGCTGTCTGTGATCGGGGCAGAGTAACGCATCTCTCACTCACGCCGTGTTCGTGTGAGCTGCTCCACAAAGAGTGAAATTCTGCGACTATGACAAAAGTGTAGTTTATGTATCAAGATGGGACATTTTTATCGTTTGGCAGCGACGACGTCGGAGGTCAACAGGTCAATTTTTTTTAACGCTGGCTCAGaacttataaataaaaaaacattttctgtctcacggaacacattttaaaaacatttgagaatTGAAATTCTAAatgaatgagtcatttagaatttgaaaatatattttatcCGTCAAGCGACAATGTCGGAGGTGCCATCCATCAATAACACTGGGCTGCCTGCGGACGCGCCTGACTGTAAATCAACGTACTTTTTTAATCCATCGGCCGAGCGATTTATCGGTCGACTATTCAGTAGTTAgttgtaggcaactggacttgcttgagtaacatgtgaagacatttcaccaCCTCTCATCTGAGAGTAGAAGCCTCTTGAGAACCTTCTAGGTCAAATTTACATGACATTGTGTACGAATAAATCCATATAtttgtgtatacagtatgtactgtatgtgaatttctttcttcttcttacatGATATTAAAGAGGTATTTGTGAAACCATGAAGTGACCACATAACTAAAGTAGCTGAAATGTACATGATttacaaatataaaagaaaattaaagtgACCCTTGTTCCTCTAGTTAAACCTGAGATATGCAGTGTTGAGAAAGAAtgctttgacatttgacacacctAGTTGAAGGGCTGATAATGTTTGCCCATTTGTGAAACCATAAATGACTACAGCTCCTCCTCTTTAGATTTACCAAGAAACTGCATTGAAGATTGTCACTTGAGTTGCATTTTATCTGACAAGAGCATGGCTTCTCTAAGGTTGCCACGTTGCAGAGCTCTATTATTTTTGAGGACCCTCTGTCTCATCTCCATGGGTATGTgccttttacttttacttttgagAGATGGCTCTGGCAGAGAGCCATTGTCAGATCATGTGATACCACTGCAATTCTCTATGGACCTGCCTGGATGTTCAGCTATCATCACTGGAGACTTAGAGGGCAAGAAAAGTGAAGTAGAAGCACTTCTGACATCAAAGAAAAAGACGAAAGTTTTATCCACGGATTTCTACCTTAATGTAACGGAGGACTGCACATCTTACATTAACTGGAGAGGGTTCGTTACAGTGCCTTTCAGTCATGAAGAAAGGGATTTTCCTATTGCATATTCCATGGTGATCCATGACCAAGCGGAGATGTTTGAGCGACTTCTTCGAGCAGTTTATGCACCTCAGAATGTCTACTGTGTGCACGTGGACCAAAAGTCCCCTAAAGAATTTCACATGGCTATCCAGGctattatttcatgttttcccAATGTGTTTATAGCAAGTAAATTAGAAAGTGTGCTGTATGCCTCGTGGAGCCGAGTGCAGGCTGATCTTAACTGCATGACAGATCTGCTTCAGTCACCCATCAAGTGGAGGTACCTGCTCAACACCTGTGGGACAGACTTCCCCATCAAAACTAATGGAGAGATTGTAAAGGCACTGAAGGCCCTCAATGGAAGAAACAGTATGGAGACTGAGGACACAGTGGGCTTTAAGAAAATGCGCTGGCAATATCACCACAATGTCTCAGACACTATCATCAGGACGGACATAAAGAAAAGTCCTCCTCCTATAAGCGTCCCAATGTTCTCAGGAAATGCCTACTTTGTGGTCACCAGAGACTTTGTGAAACATGTGATGCAGGACAGAAAAATCCAGACTTTTATGGAGTGGGAGAAGGACACGTACAGCCCTGATGAGCACATGTGGGCCACTCTGCAGAGGATGCCCTCTGTTCCCGGGTCAGTTCCTACCAACATTAAGTACGATGTGTCAGACATGCAAGCTATTGCTCGTGTGGTGAAGTGGAGTTTTCTAGCAGGCGATGTAAGAAATGGAGCCCCATACCCTCATTGCACTGGGACTTACAGACGAGCGATTTGTGTATATGGAGCTGGCGACCTCTGGTGGCTCCTGAAACAACAGCACCTATTTGCCAATAAGTTTGATCCCACAGTCGATGATATTGCCATTCGATGTATGGAGACAATTTTACGTCTTAAAGCCTTGGGTAATGATCCGTTGCAAAAAGATCAATTTTCTGTTATTCTGTAATGCTCATAATCATTTGCACTGTTATGGTAATACTCCACAGTTAATGCAGATAACTAAGCATATTAGAAATGTacgcatttatttattatcaaaatatcatttgatatgtatatatacatatatacatgtatgtatatatatatatatgttacatTTGAATCCTGTCTAAACACCTTGTCACTAAAAGGTTGTGGAGCTGTTATATAATCATCTTTCTTGTCACTACAGCAAAACTGGCACTTTATTAAACTATTATATATATCTAAATAAATGTATGCCTATTTTCTATATGTCTGACTGCTTACTGCAAAACTGTCCAGCAGTTCctttgacaggcttcaaactcgGCGGGTGACTTATTGAGGACACCACTGTGTGCATTGGGGAACAAAATGGCtatgtttttctgaattaattTGATTAATTTTCCTGAATGGCCACACGCTCTATATATGTGCACTATACTGGGTGTAGCTGACACTAGTAAAATCACTTGTCATTGTTTAGTTGAATTTAACATTGATTTAACGAGACCTGGGATTAATATAGAGGCTatgtaacaaaaataataagctCATAAGAATAAGcaaaagtgtgtgagagagacatgaTCACCTCAATAAATCATTACATTTGGAGTGGTCACGggccaaaacaaaaatgtattaaaaaacctgttttaatttggCATCTTTTTGTCTTTCCATTAGATATCTGTAGTTTAGATTTTCCATAGGAAAAAAAGACGATAGTTTTGTATTAAAATTAGTTctgaaataaatagattttatacatataagtttattatttaaaaattaaaaatgttgttctaCTTTGATGCTTGCTCAAACATTACCTCGAGTTGAAAAATTTTGGGCTCGATCTAATTTTTAAGATGTCTAGCGCAGCAGTCCCAGCCTTCAGcagtcagagcagagaggagacacacCACTCCGCGTCCAGGCTGCAAATGAATCGCGCATGCGCATGGCCGCCGCAGTTCCGGAAAAAGATGCTCATCCTCGGGCAGAGAGCAGCGCTCGACCCGGTCCTGAGAACCAGAGTCACTTGTGTTTTTCGAGGGGCGAGAAAAatcgagaaaaaaaataaaataaataataaaaataataataataataataataatagagcaTGTAACCTCATATAATTACATAGCAAAAGCCTAGTAATGATAATAGGCCTACTActactcataataataatgataataataataataataataataataataacaagaacaatagcaataataataatagtgtggGCCTAAAAAGAATTGCCTgggctatctatctatctatctatctatctaagggGTGGTGTAGTGGGGGTTGCTccaggaagggggggggggcccaGCTTGCAAAAGGTTGAGAACCCCTGATCTATGCCCAAGTCTGCCCTACGATCCACACCGTGTTGTTCTGTGTGATGTGGCATTTGCTGCCTTGACAAACCTGCTACACCTTTGTGCTTTCCAATCATTACTGAAGCACCATCAGAGTTCTCTCACTAAGGAAGCTCCAGCTCACAGGATGCAGGATGCTAATGATTGAACTGCGGAGGAAAAGAGACTGGTGGACATAATATTTAATcacaagctgaaaaaaaaaaaaatcatcttcaAACATACTTATTAACTGACTCACTAgtcactgtacaaacacagatgaCATAGATTGTGAGGCTGGTGGcgttgctttttatttttctcgtATCTCACTTAACAAATACTGAGTAGATGTAAATCTCGGTAAGTCTTTATGACACTCAGTGGCCAGAGGCATGGTTTGCACAACGCTAAGTCAGACCACGTTCTCTTTAAAAGTGTCATGTTGTAGCTTTGAACTTCCTTCCTTTGAATTCAACTCTCAGCAACCTCCACTCAGGACTCCACAATGACAACAGAGTAGAGGTTTTCATCTATCACCTTAGTGGATGATTCTATGTGTATCTTGATACATGGGCTTGGATTCAATTTGATGcaatcagatttgatgcaaTACAATTCTGTGTTTAATGAAGACAAGCGCCCATCAGTtacaacagaagaaaaacaaaagagttaCTGAGCAGATCAAAGTTTGGATTGGAGTTATTAAGGTCACCTGAGAGCAAAaatgtttgtgcgtgtgtggcaATAGGTATGTGGACGAGCAAGACAAAAGGTACAGGGACAATGTTGGCAGAGAAGAAGTTGGGCACTAATGTGTAACGTTCTGTGCCAGTGAAAGAAAGAAGTCCCTCCTCTAGATCAAGGCGAGTCTCCAGTTTGAGGCTATTGTTCTTATCATTAGCCAtagtattattgttttttttttgtttttttacgttATAATTAAAGTTACCCTGCTCTGAGGGCAGTAGGACCACTGTTTGTTTGAAATAGCAATGCACATAATGGCCTTAGGTGCACACAATTACTGACGCATTGATAAAGTAGCAGTAGTAGATGAGGAGCAACATGAAGTCCTTTGAGTTTACGGATGAATATCCATGATGTGCTGATCAAAGGTAAGTGTGTTACTCTGAGGTAACAGTGAAACTGTCCACTATTTCAACTGTTCGGTTATGAATGACAGTGGGGTCAAGGGGGGCTGAACACGGGTGGCAAAGGCTCACTATGGTATGGAGGCAGTTGGCGGTGACACGTCTTGCTTTCATAGTTGCCTGGCCCATGACTCACATAGCTGGAACAGGTTATTCTTTATCAGACAGTCTTGTGACATTTCACAGAGAAGCAAGGACTGAAGTCAGACTGTGACAATGCCAGAAAAGCGAATCACACCCTGAGCcacggaggtcaggtctggcaaaaaatgcgatattggcatttGAATTTCACCGAATTTCACGAATCTTGGTGgcaagatgttatagaccaagatgAACGAAACCatcgaccgtaaccatggcctcaactcaacaattcaattcaaattttggtgtccattttggcgatttgcaccctacaTAAATGAGCGAACTCGTCCAAGCGCGTTTGTCGTACCGACATAAAAAACACGCCAGATTGTACTAgttagggcccgagccacgaatggcacgagtgcgaggaacctattgttatccttcagattattagtattattattatatacgtGGCTTTCCGGTCATTTTTGAAGGGGGTTAACCTGAAAGGGCGAAAATGCAATATTGGCATAGGTCCCAAAcccgtgcgttgctcaagggctctatagcacctcctaaaatgaaaacagaggcaaaattgagtttcaCTGAatttcttgttattattattattatttccttatCCAAAcctaaaaaaatctaaataaccCCATAAAATGTTGGGAAAACAATTAAATCCCTCTctgacaataataaataataataaaactataactgtgggggggggggggccacacggttgttgtagtggtttgtatgttctccccatgtgtgtgggttttctccaggctctccaatttcctcccacagtccaaaaaaaacccaatatggggattaggtaaatttgacactttaaattgtctgtgtgagagtggatggttgttggctatgtcagctgagattggcacagcatcccccacgaccctctggtggaggataaagtggtaggtaatggatggatgataacTGTGGGTAGGGCGAAGGCACCCTCGCTTGAAACTGTGACACTGAAGTAAAGTTAGAAAGATATGCACAGATTCAAACCTCCGCCAACGATAACATTTGAATGACAAATTGCAGTGATGTAGACAATAAGCGACAACCTAATTTTCATCAAAAAGAGCTGGAGAAACTACATTGATCTCTCCATGCAGTCGTCAGTGAGAGTGGAGCACAGGGATAAAGCACTGTGTGTTATCATGGACAGTAgcactgtgacatttacagaatCAAAGACGGCTCTTTTTGGTGAACATGAGCATCTAGCGTGTTGTCTACATCACCATGATTTAAAATATGTCTTGCATGTGTTTCAACAATCTATTTATATAACTTTACTCCTGTAATAACTTCATAGCCAGACTTTTATGCATTTCCATTATTTTATGAAAGTTCTGATTTGTGTGCCAATTTTCCCATTTTCACCAACGTTTAGTACCTATtgcaataggtcctcgcaccactgtgtgagtgtttggGCTGTAATTTAATAAATTGTTGCCCCTAAATCAACCTGAGATGttaactctttaacacctaagcctcaaaatgtcctgcttattttaaccataaaagtacCAGAAAAATGTAtaagaatatgaatatgaatataagaatatagaataagtgattttttttaaatttttttcagCATAACTTTAAACATCTGGCAGTTTTATCTggcaatttactgcatgttaaatagtgtattaacaattaaaaatgaagaggaacaaaaaatgaatttttttttaaatcaaattccaACTCCTTCCTCTCTGGCAAAAAGACAAACTCTTTGGAATTTGACACACCTAATAGGAAAGCTGTTTTGAAAAACACTTGAGTTGCATGCACCTGACAAGAGCATGGCTACGACGAGGTTGCGACGTTGCAGAGCTCTATTATATTTGAGCTCTATTATCACCTCCATGGGTATGTGCCTTTTCCTCATCCTTTTGGGAGATGGCTCTGGCAGAGAGCCATTGTCCGATCACGTGATACCACTGCAATTCTCTCTGGACCTGCCTGGATGTTCAGCTATCATCACTGGAGACTTTAAGGGCAAGAAAACTAAAGTAGAAGCACTTCTGACATCAACGAAAAAGACAAAAGTTTTATCCACGGATTTCTACCTTAATGTGACCGAGGACTGCCCATCTTACATTAACTGGAGAGGGTTCGTTACAGTGCCTTTCAGTCATGAAGAAAGGGATTTTCCTATTGCATATTCCATGGTGATCCATGACCAAGCGGAGATGTTTGAGCGACTTCTTCGAGCAGTTTATGCACCTCAGAATGTCTACTGTGTGCACGTGGACCAAAAGTCCCCTAAAGAATTTCACATGGCTGTCCAGGctattatttcatgttttcccAATGTGTTTATAGCAAGTAAATTAGAAAGTGTGCTGTATGCCTCGTGGAGCCGAGTGCAGGCTGATCTTAACTGCATGACAGATCTGCTTCAGTCGCCCATCAAGTGGAGGTACCTGCTCAACACCTGTGGTACAGACTTCCCCATCAAAACTAATGGAGAGATTGTAAAGGCACTGAAGGCCCTCAATGGAAGAAACAGTATGGAGACTGAGGACACAGTGGGCTTTAAGAAAATGCGCTGGCAATATCACCACAATGTCTCAGACACTATCATCAGGACGGACATAAAGAAAAGTCCTCCTCCTATAAGCGGCCCAATGTTCTCAGGAAATGCCTACTTTGTGGTCACCAGAGACTTTGTGAAACATGTGATGCAGGACAGAAAAATCCAGACTTTTATGGAGTGGGAGAAGGACACGTACAGCCCTGATGAGCACATGTGGGCCACTCTGCAGAGGATGCCCTCTGTTCCCGGGTCAGTTCCTACCAACATTAAGTACGATGTGTCAGACATGCAAGCTATTGCTCGTGTGGTGAAGTGGAGTTTTCTAGCAGGCGATGTAAGAAATGGAGCCCCATACCCTCATTGCACTGGGACTTACAGACGAGCGATTTGTGTATATGGAGCTGGCGACCTCTGGTGGCTCCTGAAACAACAGCACCTATTTGCAAATAAGTTTGATCCCACAGTCGATGATATTGCCATTCGATGTATGGAGACAATTTTACGTCTTAAAGCCTTGGGTAATGATCCGTTGTAAAAAGATACATTTTCTGTTATTCCGTAACGCTCATAATCATTTGCACTGTTATGGTAATACTCCATACTTATAATATACTAAGTATGGAGTATACGTATATACTATGTCATATTTGAATCCTGTCACTATAAGGTTTTAAGGAGATGTTATATAATCATCTTTCTTGTCACTACAGCAAAACTGGCACTGTATTAAACTTATATatctaaataaatgtatgtatgccTATTTTCAGTGAATGTTGAttactgacttttatttatttttttaaacgtgtttaaaataaacctaCATACAAGGAACGTCTGACTGTTAACTGCAAAACTGTCCAACAGTTCCTTTGACAAGCCTCAAACTTGTCAGGTGCTAAAGACACCACATTGTTCGCTTATGTGGGCTCCAGGGCTGtctcattttatttgaaattcgATATTATTTTGAAGGCCGGATGTTCTCACTCATCTTCAACTAGTTCCCTCTagagtccagcagagggcgcaaaCAAGCCCCAGCAGCCTGGAACCTCTTCTCTCAGAACTGAGCTTCAGATGATCAGAAATCATgctaatacattttcaaaataaaacaccagtaAAAACATCCACTCTGTATTCATTATTACCCCCAGTACATTTAATTgacacacaacaataaaaaatccATTAtgaaacgtttttttttgtagtttttgtgaCAGCACTCAAACCATCCCAGTGGATCTGCTAAACCAGTGGTGGGCTGTTGTTTTAATACCTACCGAGCTAGGTACCCATCAAAtaggttgttttcttttaatatctATCGGAATTTAGTTGGAAAAAAAGGGTAAATTCTGCAATTTCATAAGGccttttttactttgaaataacaCAACCAAATGGTCTGATATTTTGTGAGGGCCACCCTGGGGTGGTCTACTATAGTTTCCTTTTAATATCAATTGAATTTAAATTCAGATTTTGTTACTTCTGCAATTTcatagggcttttattttgtaattacaCGCCCTTACTGTAATGAGAAAATACAATGAATTCCTACATCTTCATCCACAAGATTCCAACATTCAAATGAGGGGCGAAAAATTGTGAAACTTTATTTTCCCCGGGCAAGACTTGaacacagtgaacagtgaaaaAGGTGCCATGAAAACTTGTTCTATGAAATTCCACTCATTGGGTCAGAGAcctaaaatgcattttaaaatcagagcaatcataaaaatatattaatctCTCTCCTTTGTCACcttttgaatataaatatatatatttaaatgcaatAAAGCAGAGCATGCATCAACCATTTTTAAGAGAGTGTCTTAAATAATGACTAGATACAACAATAACATGGGAAGACCAATAAACTAAGTCTTACATAATATATTGGcagtgaataaaaatgattaaaaatgcttGAGAGAGCATGTGTAAGAAATGCTGATCAAGATGCTTTGACagagaaatacaacacaaaGTTCCACAATGTAACAGGCTGTAAAAAGGCTCTTTCCTGATGCTAACATTTAAGTCGTCAGTCATGTTGCCCAGATTATAAACACCAAGAGTGGCTGTGGTTCGAAACATTGCTTATCGtttctcctcctcgtctcctccaaCAACGAGCAGGGTCACTCTGGAACCGCAGCAGCTGCAATCTCTAATTTACCGTGCATGTCCTGGTCGATCCTGCAAACAGATTCATCAGCCATGAGACGCACTACAAGGCTACGGGACAAAGCTAGCTGATAATGAAAGCAACAACGGCTACAACAAGGGCGACTTTCCATTTCCATTCCCATCCTGAAATGTGACCAACACCCTGACAGTGAGGCAATATTTATAGACACACGCCGCATGATTACCTTCATTTTATAAACTACTTTCTTGAGGAATTAATTACAATAACTGCATATCCCACAATCATAACTACACTAATATATTGTCCAGGtacatctttgtttttactgaaaacacTAACCGTATGTGAGGAATACAAACCATCAGTGTGTGAAGGCCAAATTccatttttgtttacattatttgaACAAATCTGCAGCATGCCTGCAAATAatgtaatgcattttttttatcctgttttatatattttaagtgtttttaaacatttacatttaaagaaaatttagaaatggaaaataaaacgCTATTAAAGCTAATTGtggtgctgctttttttccttaCACCTTGAGAAAACACAATGGAATGGTTATTTTAATTCTCTCCTGATGTTCAAACATCCCATAACATACCTGCAGATTAATAACCTCAGCAACTGAATGTGCAATAATGGGCAGAATATTTCTGCGTTTGATCAAGGCTGGCAAAGCTTTGTAGAGATTAACCAAACATCAGCAAGCAGTGGGTCATGCAAAGAGCTGTGAGAGTGAACGAGCCATGTGATCAGTGAGGGCATGGTTATGTGCAACCACACACCACAGTGACTAAGGCCGTGTTCAGACATGGCATCAGCATCATTTCTGAAAAATCCAATCACAAAAGAACCGTTCATACCAAGCATTagaatgtctgtgtgtctccggtgtttaagtttttttttgccactcaGCCGGCCAGATTACACAGGTTGGTCCATGGTAAATAGGATAGGAGAGTGACAGCCAAATCATTGTACAATGGTAAATGTTAATACTGGGTAATGGGAAATTAGGGCTGCTGGCATTAACATGATAACCACGATGAATTAAGGGCAAACATCTTCTCTCAAATTGCATGTagagctgctctgctctgtgagAGAGAAGTCGGTTTGTGTCACCCGTTTGGAAACAGCTGATTGTGCCGTGGGCAGGATACTTTGGTGTTATAATGGTGGTATAATCAGAGGTCAAACGCATCCTTAAATAATCTTACTTGTGTTCACACCTTGAATTAAAGCGGTCCACTTGTGAATGGATCCCCCAGGACAGATGTTGACGTCAGAACTGAACAGACCTTAGTAGACAAAACAAGCCTTGTATTTCCACCTCATTCAGTTGttaaaaacatgagcaaacTTACCCAAAATCAAAACCTCAAACTCTGAACCTAGCATTTAAAAGACATTCCTATAAGGAATTAGCAGTGCATTAAACATCTTGATGAGTTTTATGAGTCAGCATAACAGTAGAGCACCAGTGTgtcttggacaaaaaaaaaccctgctttattaatgtttttaatcacagaGATAGACGATAGCTGTTGACATAgccaacacattttgttttagctTCATTTAATAGAACTGGCTGAACTACCAACTTTTGCAAATGAATCAGTTACTCAGTCGGCTTCACAGAAATGCCCTCCCTGTCCCTGCGGGGTATTGAGAACAGTGGAATTTTGGCCTGAGGGTATGATTCAATACAAAAACTAGGAACAGAATGAGGTGCATGGGCGCATTTCTAAAAGCCAACAGCCAATCTTTATTGTTAGTATTTGTGAAATGCGAGACTGATCCTGGGTGAAAGTGCATATACCTTTTACGGCTTGTCCTATTTTTTTCGTTGTCAAACCTTTAGGAGGGGGCAGGGGGAAACTAAGTCAAGAAAAGGAGACATATACAACCAAATATCCAAACAGCAAAACCTGCAGGGAATATCCAAATATCTTTGAAGAAATAACATAtcatgcaataaaaaaagaaataaaagacagcCCTTCTGCTTCGTGGTTTGTAGTTAAATCCTGTGAACGGGTCACAAAACGTCATGTGACCCCAGATAGAAGCGGAAAGAATTTCAAGTGTGGAGTTAAGAATTATGGCGTAAAGACTGAAAGCGGTTTTCCTCCAGCGCTCTGATCTGGATTTTTTTGAGGCGTGTCATACAGCTCGATGATGCTCGATGATGCAGCAGAGCCATAATTTGCGTAACTACTGCTCAAACGCTTT
Encoded proteins:
- the LOC131470004 gene encoding beta-1,3-galactosyl-O-glycosyl-glycoprotein beta-1,6-N-acetylglucosaminyltransferase 3-like, which codes for MGMCLFLILLGDGSGREPLSDHVIPLQFSLDLPGCSAIITGDFKGKKTKVEALLTSTKKTKVLSTDFYLNVTEDCPSYINWRGFVTVPFSHEERDFPIAYSMVIHDQAEMFERLLRAVYAPQNVYCVHVDQKSPKEFHMAVQAIISCFPNVFIASKLESVLYASWSRVQADLNCMTDLLQSPIKWRYLLNTCGTDFPIKTNGEIVKALKALNGRNSMETEDTVGFKKMRWQYHHNVSDTIIRTDIKKSPPPISGPMFSGNAYFVVTRDFVKHVMQDRKIQTFMEWEKDTYSPDEHMWATLQRMPSVPGSVPTNIKYDVSDMQAIARVVKWSFLAGDVRNGAPYPHCTGTYRRAICVYGAGDLWWLLKQQHLFANKFDPTVDDIAIRCMETILRLKALGNDPL
- the LOC131470553 gene encoding beta-1,3-galactosyl-O-glycosyl-glycoprotein beta-1,6-N-acetylglucosaminyltransferase 3-like, yielding MASLRLPRCRALLFLRTLCLISMGMCLLLLLLRDGSGREPLSDHVIPLQFSMDLPGCSAIITGDLEGKKSEVEALLTSKKKTKVLSTDFYLNVTEDCTSYINWRGFVTVPFSHEERDFPIAYSMVIHDQAEMFERLLRAVYAPQNVYCVHVDQKSPKEFHMAIQAIISCFPNVFIASKLESVLYASWSRVQADLNCMTDLLQSPIKWRYLLNTCGTDFPIKTNGEIVKALKALNGRNSMETEDTVGFKKMRWQYHHNVSDTIIRTDIKKSPPPISVPMFSGNAYFVVTRDFVKHVMQDRKIQTFMEWEKDTYSPDEHMWATLQRMPSVPGSVPTNIKYDVSDMQAIARVVKWSFLAGDVRNGAPYPHCTGTYRRAICVYGAGDLWWLLKQQHLFANKFDPTVDDIAIRCMETILRLKALGNDPLQKDQFSVIL